The following coding sequences lie in one Ignatzschineria sp. RMDPL8A genomic window:
- a CDS encoding exodeoxyribonuclease VII small subunit translates to MTENEKKSPTIEAQLTQLAEIVEKLENGDLSLEDSLTYFEQGIALTKACHGTLEAAEKKIQQLTDERARDDA, encoded by the coding sequence GTGACGGAAAACGAAAAAAAATCTCCGACAATTGAGGCGCAACTGACGCAGCTCGCGGAAATTGTGGAAAAACTAGAAAATGGCGATCTTAGCTTAGAAGATTCGCTAACCTATTTTGAACAAGGGATTGCGCTCACAAAAGCTTGCCACGGCACGCTTGAAGCAGCGGAAAAAAAGATCCAACAACTGACCGATGAACGTGCGCGCGACGACGCATAA
- the glyQ gene encoding glycine--tRNA ligase subunit alpha, with protein sequence MKNNTFQEIILTLQQYWADKGCAVLQPYDMEVGAGTFHSATFLRALGPEPWAAAYVQPSRRPTDGRYGENPNRLQHYYQFQVVIKPSPDNIQELYLGSLEALGIDTETHDIRFVEDDWESPTLGAWGLGWEVWLNGMEVTQFTYFQQAGGLECKPVTGEITYGLERFAMYVQGVESVYDLVWSDGPFGKITYGDVFHQNEVEQSDYNFNHADTDYLFKSFTFYEGEVGRLLAVDLVLPAYEMVLKASHAFNLLDARKAISVTERQSYILRVRKMASAVAESYYAAREKMGFPMLERD encoded by the coding sequence ATGAAAAATAATACCTTTCAAGAGATCATTTTAACGCTACAACAATATTGGGCGGATAAAGGCTGTGCAGTCTTACAACCGTACGATATGGAAGTGGGCGCGGGAACATTCCACTCAGCCACTTTTTTACGCGCGCTTGGGCCTGAGCCATGGGCAGCAGCGTATGTTCAGCCATCACGCCGCCCGACCGATGGCCGCTATGGGGAAAACCCGAACCGTTTGCAACATTACTATCAATTCCAAGTGGTGATTAAACCCTCACCGGACAATATTCAAGAGCTCTATTTAGGTTCGCTTGAAGCGCTTGGCATCGATACTGAAACGCACGATATTCGTTTTGTGGAAGATGACTGGGAATCACCAACGCTTGGCGCGTGGGGACTTGGTTGGGAAGTGTGGTTAAACGGAATGGAAGTAACCCAATTTACCTATTTCCAACAAGCGGGCGGTTTAGAGTGTAAGCCGGTTACCGGTGAGATCACCTATGGGCTTGAGCGGTTTGCGATGTACGTTCAAGGCGTTGAAAGTGTCTATGATTTGGTTTGGTCCGATGGACCTTTTGGTAAAATTACCTATGGCGATGTGTTCCATCAAAATGAAGTGGAGCAATCGGATTACAACTTTAATCATGCCGATACCGATTATCTCTTTAAATCCTTCACCTTTTATGAAGGGGAAGTGGGGCGTCTACTTGCGGTGGATTTAGTGCTCCCCGCCTATGAGATGGTGCTCAAAGCCTCTCATGCGTTTAACTTACTTGATGCGCGTAAAGCGATCTCGGTAACCGAGCGACAATCCTATATTTTACGCGTGCGTAAGATGGCAAGTGCGGTGGCAGAGAGCTATTATGCGGCTCGTGAAAAGATGGGCTTCCCGATGTTAGAGCGCGATTAA
- the rph gene encoding ribonuclease PH: protein MRPSGRNADEMRSLEFIPNFTMHAEGSVLSCFGNTKVLCTASVEERVPPFLRGQGSGWITAEYGMLPRSTHSRSNREAARGKQSGRTQEIQRLIGRSLRAAVNLEGLGEHTITLDCDVLQADGGTRTAAISGSYIALAMALNALVKNGALPENPLKSQIAAVSVGVYQGVPVLDLDYPEDSAADTDMNVVMNSNGGFIEIQATAELNEFKYDELTALLGLADKGIRDIIAKQNEVLASL, encoded by the coding sequence ATGAGACCATCAGGACGTAACGCCGATGAAATGCGGTCATTAGAATTTATTCCTAATTTCACAATGCATGCCGAAGGCTCGGTATTGAGCTGTTTTGGGAATACCAAAGTGCTCTGCACGGCATCGGTTGAAGAGCGTGTGCCTCCTTTTTTACGCGGGCAGGGATCGGGCTGGATTACGGCGGAATATGGCATGTTGCCCCGTTCAACTCATAGCCGTTCCAATCGTGAAGCGGCGCGCGGTAAACAGAGCGGGCGCACTCAAGAGATTCAGCGTCTGATCGGCCGTTCACTGCGTGCGGCGGTTAATTTGGAAGGGTTAGGCGAGCACACCATTACGCTTGACTGTGATGTATTGCAGGCCGATGGCGGTACGCGTACAGCGGCGATTTCCGGCAGTTATATTGCTCTTGCGATGGCATTAAATGCACTCGTTAAAAATGGCGCATTGCCTGAAAATCCGCTCAAAAGCCAAATTGCAGCGGTATCGGTCGGTGTCTATCAAGGTGTTCCGGTGCTTGATCTTGATTATCCAGAAGACAGTGCAGCGGATACGGATATGAACGTTGTGATGAATAGTAATGGCGGGTTTATCGAAATCCAAGCAACGGCAGAGCTCAATGAGTTTAAATATGATGAATTGACCGCGCTCTTAGGGCTTGCGGATAAAGGGATTCGCGACATTATTGCCAAACAAAATGAAGTGCTTGCATCGCTTTAA
- a CDS encoding inositol monophosphatase family protein, which produces MQKFLECAKEAASIARNIIATEYDKNAFKITIKADMTPVTEVDVAVEQAIRAHISKHFPDHGFFGEEEGKSNIDSDYVWLVDPIDGTKAFVRRRPFFSCQIALMYKGEIILGVSTAPSFNNGEQFYAVRGEGAFRENGERLSVSDITEFSNVVLSSGNLKSLAQDSARWNNYGELIKQVNSTRGFGDFLHYHLLAQGSLDLIVESDVNILDIAALSIIVEEAGGVVTTLEGDKLSLETSSILAATPEVHAKTLKLING; this is translated from the coding sequence ATGCAAAAATTTTTAGAGTGCGCAAAAGAAGCGGCATCCATTGCCCGTAATATTATTGCAACTGAATATGATAAAAATGCATTTAAGATTACCATCAAAGCAGACATGACGCCCGTTACCGAAGTGGACGTCGCGGTAGAACAGGCGATTCGTGCGCATATCTCTAAGCACTTTCCAGACCACGGATTTTTCGGGGAGGAAGAGGGTAAATCGAACATCGATTCCGATTATGTATGGCTCGTTGACCCGATCGATGGCACCAAAGCATTTGTGCGTCGCCGTCCGTTTTTCTCATGCCAAATTGCGCTCATGTATAAAGGGGAGATTATCTTAGGAGTCTCAACGGCGCCGTCGTTTAATAATGGTGAGCAATTTTATGCGGTGCGAGGCGAAGGAGCATTCCGTGAAAATGGTGAGCGCCTGTCGGTGAGCGATATTACCGAATTTTCAAACGTCGTACTCTCATCGGGGAACTTGAAATCGCTTGCGCAAGACTCAGCTCGCTGGAACAATTATGGCGAACTCATCAAACAAGTGAACTCAACACGCGGATTTGGTGACTTCCTGCACTATCATCTATTAGCGCAAGGTTCACTCGACCTTATTGTGGAATCCGATGTCAATATTCTCGATATTGCCGCACTTTCAATCATTGTGGAAGAAGCGGGCGGGGTCGTGACCACCTTAGAAGGGGACAAACTCTCTCTTGAAACCAGCAGTATTTTAGCGGCAACGCCCGAGGTTCATGCAAAAACCTTAAAACTGATCAACGGCTAA
- a CDS encoding farnesyl diphosphate synthase, which yields MTLLTPWLNEQLAAFEVEFDRYLASIDAPKNLKEAMRYSALNGGKRLRPMLLIAAGHLSGADAKILYPLGMAIEMIHAYSLIHDDLPAMDDDSLRRGKPTCHIQFDEATAILAGDALLTESFVILSHLEGISDSAKIKLIQLFSHSAGASGMVGGQMMDLEGEERKITSDELVAIHRLKTGKLIKASILAGAIAGNADEKTLMHLTEFADNIGLAFQVKDDILDVTGTSEELGKTAGKDLEQEKSTYVTLLGLEKATTILDELIDKAFANLNALGEKNAPLLNLTAYVVKRNY from the coding sequence ATGACCTTATTAACGCCTTGGCTCAATGAGCAGCTAGCTGCATTTGAAGTAGAGTTTGACCGATATTTAGCGTCCATTGACGCGCCGAAGAATCTAAAAGAAGCGATGCGTTATAGCGCCTTAAATGGCGGGAAACGGCTCCGTCCAATGCTCTTAATCGCGGCCGGTCATCTCTCCGGTGCTGATGCAAAAATTCTCTATCCATTAGGTATGGCAATTGAGATGATTCACGCTTACTCGCTCATTCATGATGATCTTCCGGCGATGGATGATGATTCACTCCGCCGCGGGAAACCCACTTGTCACATTCAATTTGATGAAGCCACCGCCATTTTAGCGGGCGATGCATTATTAACGGAAAGTTTTGTGATTTTATCCCATCTTGAAGGCATTTCGGATAGCGCGAAAATCAAGCTCATTCAGCTCTTTTCCCATTCGGCGGGAGCCTCTGGCATGGTGGGCGGGCAGATGATGGATTTGGAAGGTGAAGAGCGTAAAATCACCTCCGATGAGCTCGTTGCGATCCACCGTTTAAAAACTGGTAAACTAATTAAAGCCTCGATTCTTGCGGGCGCGATTGCCGGTAATGCCGATGAGAAAACCCTCATGCATTTAACGGAATTTGCCGATAATATTGGCCTTGCGTTTCAGGTAAAAGATGACATTTTAGATGTGACCGGCACCTCCGAAGAGCTTGGCAAAACCGCGGGCAAAGATCTTGAACAAGAAAAATCCACCTACGTCACACTGTTAGGTTTAGAGAAAGCGACCACCATTTTAGATGAATTGATTGATAAGGCGTTCGCTAATTTGAATGCGCTCGGCGAGAAAAACGCGCCGCTTCTCAATCTCACCGCCTATGTGGTCAAACGTAATTATTAA
- the dxs gene encoding 1-deoxy-D-xylulose-5-phosphate synthase encodes MDRYHYLDQIDTPQDLKKLTVKELKTLTEELRQFLIDSVLASGGHFASGLGVIELTVALHYVFNSPADPIIWDVGHQAYPHKILTERKNKINTIRKKGGLGPFPSPFESPYDAFGVGHSSTSISAALGMAIAAHELGHEEKQIIAVIGDGALTAGQAFEALNHAGDLKANMLVILNDNNMSISPNVGALNSMLTRTLSNPILQSVRTEGAKILKNLPFSSAANIARKTEEHLKAFVENESTIFEQFGFQYFGRIDGHDLETLVSTLQNLRHKKGPKFLHITTKKGKGYKIAEDEPVTYHAVSGKKPSVPTESKDAPKPVDHAKNYTHVFSEWLCHMGEREADLAAITPAMCEGSGLTEFSKRFPNRYFDAAIAEQHAVTLGAGMAIQGLRPVVAIYSTFLQRAYDQLIHDVAIQNLPVVFAVDRAGIVGPDGATHAGTFDMAYVRCIPNMMIMAPSSEKECYQMLTTAFYANAPAMVRYPRGKGIGAEYDPNDFTTLPIGKANVIHERSNILVIGVGAMLPLATEIAEHFNGSLVDLRFVKPLDYDTLTRMAREHDLIITIEDGSIAGGAGSAISELLNEARIYKPIKHFGISDHFPEHGEREEILHDYGLHKAGLVEEIDQIIVELSPSK; translated from the coding sequence ATGGACAGATATCATTATTTAGACCAGATCGACACTCCTCAGGATCTTAAGAAATTAACTGTCAAAGAACTTAAAACGCTCACGGAAGAATTACGTCAATTTTTGATCGATAGCGTCTTAGCGAGCGGCGGACATTTTGCTTCTGGCTTGGGCGTTATTGAATTAACGGTCGCGCTACACTATGTCTTTAATTCGCCGGCAGATCCGATTATTTGGGACGTAGGCCATCAAGCTTATCCCCATAAAATCCTCACCGAGCGTAAAAACAAAATTAACACCATCCGGAAAAAAGGTGGCCTTGGCCCCTTCCCCTCTCCGTTTGAAAGCCCCTACGATGCCTTTGGTGTGGGTCATTCGTCTACGTCCATTAGTGCCGCCCTTGGAATGGCAATTGCCGCGCATGAGCTTGGGCATGAAGAAAAACAGATTATTGCCGTCATTGGCGATGGTGCACTCACCGCCGGGCAAGCCTTCGAAGCGCTCAATCACGCCGGCGACCTTAAAGCGAATATGCTGGTTATTTTAAACGATAACAATATGTCGATTTCGCCAAACGTTGGTGCACTCAACAGCATGTTAACGCGAACCCTTTCCAATCCGATACTGCAATCGGTGCGTACTGAAGGGGCAAAAATCCTTAAAAACCTTCCCTTTAGTAGCGCGGCAAATATTGCTCGTAAAACGGAAGAACATCTCAAAGCCTTTGTGGAAAATGAGAGCACCATCTTTGAACAATTTGGGTTTCAATATTTTGGGCGCATTGACGGGCATGATCTTGAAACGCTCGTCAGTACCCTTCAAAACCTTCGCCATAAAAAAGGGCCTAAATTCCTTCACATTACGACGAAAAAAGGGAAAGGCTATAAGATCGCCGAAGATGAGCCGGTGACCTATCATGCGGTGTCAGGTAAAAAACCGAGTGTTCCTACCGAATCAAAAGACGCACCAAAACCGGTCGATCACGCGAAAAATTATACTCATGTTTTCTCAGAGTGGCTCTGCCATATGGGCGAGCGTGAAGCGGATCTTGCGGCGATTACCCCGGCAATGTGTGAAGGGTCAGGCCTCACGGAATTTAGTAAGCGCTTCCCCAATCGATATTTTGATGCCGCCATTGCTGAACAGCATGCGGTAACGCTCGGGGCGGGAATGGCGATTCAAGGGCTGCGCCCAGTGGTTGCGATCTACTCTACATTTTTACAACGAGCCTATGATCAGCTCATTCATGATGTGGCGATTCAAAATCTTCCCGTGGTGTTTGCGGTCGATCGCGCGGGCATTGTCGGCCCTGATGGCGCAACTCATGCCGGTACCTTTGATATGGCGTACGTGCGCTGCATTCCCAATATGATGATTATGGCACCGAGCAGTGAGAAAGAGTGTTACCAAATGCTCACCACCGCCTTTTATGCCAACGCACCTGCCATGGTTCGTTATCCTCGCGGGAAAGGGATTGGCGCAGAATATGATCCCAATGATTTTACGACGCTCCCCATCGGGAAAGCGAACGTAATTCATGAACGCTCAAATATTCTTGTGATCGGCGTTGGAGCGATGCTTCCCCTTGCCACCGAAATTGCCGAGCATTTTAATGGATCACTAGTTGATCTCCGTTTTGTTAAACCCCTTGATTACGACACTTTAACGCGCATGGCTCGCGAGCATGATCTCATCATTACCATTGAAGATGGCTCCATTGCAGGTGGCGCAGGATCGGCGATTAGCGAACTGCTTAATGAAGCGCGAATCTATAAACCGATAAAACATTTTGGCATTAGCGACCACTTCCCTGAGCATGGCGAGCGCGAAGAGATTCTCCACGATTACGGACTCCATAAAGCCGGACTCGTGGAAGAGATCGATCAGATCATTGTCGAACTATCGCCTTCTAAATAA
- a CDS encoding PhnD/SsuA/transferrin family substrate-binding protein, with product MSSISFSIAPDVSPQRLPGWHLFSSWLQRKTGEGISVLEYISFDDQKQALLDGKIDLLYANPYDAGWLIREQKFIALAQPASDVAEVTIVTKKGGDITKVEDLQTDLKVSAAMNADLRTLGTILLEPANLTKDDITFIDTSNHILAIKELLKGNSQVAMLPTDIYRGLSKIVASQLESLVATEPEDIATVAHCFVLSPAFAEKAELLKETLRTMHEDDNGKSVLEDLKVDHWKILDSEDDITFMIDLIYTLQI from the coding sequence ATGTCATCGATCTCTTTTTCTATTGCCCCAGATGTCTCACCACAGCGTCTCCCTGGTTGGCATTTGTTCAGCAGCTGGCTCCAACGCAAAACAGGCGAAGGAATCAGTGTATTGGAGTATATTTCGTTTGATGATCAAAAGCAGGCATTACTCGACGGTAAAATCGATCTTCTTTATGCAAACCCGTATGATGCGGGCTGGTTAATTCGCGAACAAAAATTTATTGCACTTGCACAGCCAGCGTCGGATGTTGCGGAAGTGACCATCGTCACTAAAAAAGGTGGCGATATTACAAAGGTTGAAGATCTGCAAACGGATCTTAAAGTCTCTGCAGCAATGAACGCAGACCTTCGTACCTTAGGTACTATCCTGCTTGAACCTGCAAACTTAACCAAAGATGACATCACGTTTATCGATACATCAAACCACATTTTAGCGATTAAAGAGCTCTTAAAAGGCAACTCGCAAGTGGCGATGCTTCCAACGGATATCTATCGCGGTTTAAGTAAAATTGTTGCAAGCCAATTAGAGAGCTTAGTGGCAACAGAACCTGAAGATATCGCAACGGTTGCTCACTGCTTTGTGCTTTCACCCGCGTTTGCAGAAAAAGCAGAACTCCTAAAAGAGACGCTTCGCACCATGCATGAAGATGATAATGGTAAATCAGTATTAGAAGACTTAAAAGTGGATCACTGGAAAATTTTAGACAGTGAAGACGACATCACCTTTATGATCGACCTAATCTATACCTTACAGATTTAA
- a CDS encoding mechanosensitive ion channel domain-containing protein encodes MGRQYPIYRYLGLILIMLTVSLSGVGAQTHPLNSVIQGGLSSQTNNSEQELPDPVRLTAAWWQYFELAEGEELQKRIDAFLERIDNQVALVGEAEQQKYTSQISHLKANFAAYVTLKTRDNPIAPPKEMIKDHYNLSDLMAVIHHEREVQTQVNRTKQDIGDQEKQYRELSRQLNSLMVSFIELPSNAAGRFDKALAIILQQTEVALIDERLRIQRKNLLIEENRLLEASKLRDGAVERLVFTEDERTALKQEATRLERELKEANTRLLRAQSQVLLTPEETAEDRAVMRLRNQQALKEKINLAVLETRLYIYLNELDSLSLLAKDETLDVERIQKRLSDRQRKLQEITVVGRDWFNQNELERANSNTFLADVESKGSTDHNTFLASIAKDRLVLVQETSVLLQKLQTEMADVHFLSSIIEKQLLSYQGPFFNWINRTKSTLSYGWRNTKQLLRTALFKVGDTPITPLSFAQFLLIVFVCWWVAFWLNKILFRIGNKRGDEKLPAYYIVGRLLYYSVILFGFLYALTAIGIDFTNFALVAGALAIGLGFGLQSIVNNFVSGLILLFERSIKVGDFIELQDRGLWGEVKEINVRATIISDNDNVDIVIPNSELINTKMMNWTLKEPHRRMRYPFKVAYGTDKELVREAVLAAAEALPHTLKGIPGRNPAVWLTNFAEFYYEFELVVWLTARAVKRPNGVRAAYMWAIDNALREFDIEIPVPQRELRFREGSALPLTRYKQQENMIFEEDDLPEDDPFLETEEIEKQDEK; translated from the coding sequence ATGGGCAGACAATATCCGATTTATCGATATTTGGGGCTGATTTTAATCATGCTCACTGTCTCGCTGTCTGGGGTTGGCGCGCAGACGCACCCCTTAAACAGTGTGATCCAGGGCGGTCTCTCCTCGCAAACGAATAATTCTGAACAAGAGCTTCCCGATCCCGTTCGTTTAACCGCGGCGTGGTGGCAATATTTTGAGCTCGCCGAAGGGGAAGAATTACAAAAACGCATTGATGCATTTTTAGAGCGGATCGATAATCAAGTGGCGCTCGTTGGGGAAGCGGAGCAGCAAAAATATACCTCGCAAATCTCCCATTTAAAAGCGAACTTTGCCGCTTACGTCACCCTAAAAACTCGTGATAATCCCATTGCGCCTCCTAAAGAGATGATCAAAGATCACTACAACTTGTCCGATCTTATGGCGGTGATTCACCACGAGCGGGAAGTACAGACGCAGGTCAATCGCACTAAGCAGGATATTGGCGATCAAGAGAAGCAATATCGTGAATTGAGCCGTCAGCTCAACAGTCTGATGGTGTCGTTTATCGAGCTTCCGAGCAATGCGGCAGGGCGGTTTGATAAGGCGCTCGCGATTATTTTACAGCAGACGGAAGTTGCGCTCATCGATGAGCGGTTACGCATTCAGCGGAAAAATCTGCTGATTGAGGAAAATCGTTTGCTTGAAGCCTCAAAACTTCGTGATGGCGCGGTTGAACGGCTCGTTTTTACCGAAGATGAGCGTACAGCGTTAAAGCAAGAAGCCACGCGTCTTGAGCGCGAATTAAAGGAAGCCAATACGAGGCTTCTCCGTGCGCAATCTCAAGTATTATTGACCCCTGAAGAGACGGCGGAAGATCGAGCGGTAATGCGTCTTCGTAATCAGCAAGCCCTTAAAGAGAAGATCAATCTTGCGGTGCTTGAGACGCGGCTCTATATCTATCTCAATGAGCTCGATTCCCTCAGTCTTTTAGCGAAAGATGAGACGCTCGATGTGGAGCGCATTCAAAAACGGCTATCAGATCGGCAGCGCAAACTCCAAGAGATTACCGTGGTCGGGCGCGATTGGTTTAATCAAAATGAGCTCGAGCGAGCTAATTCAAACACCTTTTTAGCCGATGTGGAATCGAAAGGCAGCACCGATCACAATACATTTTTAGCGAGCATTGCGAAAGATCGTTTAGTCTTAGTGCAGGAAACGTCGGTACTGCTGCAAAAATTACAGACGGAGATGGCGGACGTTCATTTCCTCTCGAGCATTATTGAAAAGCAGCTCTTGAGCTATCAAGGGCCCTTTTTCAATTGGATTAATCGCACCAAAAGTACGCTCAGTTACGGTTGGCGCAATACTAAACAGCTACTGCGTACTGCGCTCTTTAAAGTGGGCGATACGCCGATCACTCCGCTCAGTTTTGCGCAATTTTTACTGATTGTATTTGTCTGTTGGTGGGTGGCGTTTTGGCTCAATAAAATTCTGTTCCGTATCGGGAATAAGCGTGGCGATGAGAAGCTTCCGGCTTATTATATTGTCGGGCGACTCCTCTATTACAGCGTCATTTTATTTGGATTTTTATATGCACTCACCGCGATCGGCATCGACTTCACTAATTTTGCATTAGTGGCGGGGGCATTGGCGATCGGACTCGGTTTTGGGTTACAATCGATCGTCAATAACTTTGTCTCAGGTCTGATTTTGCTCTTTGAGCGATCCATTAAAGTCGGTGACTTTATCGAGCTGCAAGATCGCGGGCTGTGGGGCGAGGTGAAAGAGATTAACGTGCGCGCTACCATCATTAGCGATAATGATAATGTCGATATCGTGATTCCAAACTCCGAGCTCATCAACACAAAAATGATGAACTGGACCTTAAAAGAGCCCCATCGCCGGATGCGTTATCCGTTTAAAGTGGCCTATGGAACCGATAAAGAGTTGGTGCGCGAGGCAGTTTTAGCGGCGGCAGAAGCGCTTCCGCATACCTTAAAAGGGATTCCCGGACGAAACCCTGCAGTATGGCTCACCAATTTTGCCGAATTTTATTATGAATTTGAGCTGGTGGTGTGGCTCACGGCCCGTGCGGTAAAACGGCCTAATGGCGTTCGTGCGGCCTATATGTGGGCGATCGACAATGCGCTCCGCGAGTTTGATATTGAGATTCCTGTTCCTCAACGTGAGCTACGCTTTCGTGAGGGGAGTGCGTTACCGTTAACGCGCTATAAACAGCAAGAGAACATGATCTTTGAGGAGGATGATCTTCCTGAAGATGACCCATTTTTAGAGACTGAAGAAATAGAAAAGCAAGATGAAAAATAA